A single Leptolyngbya ohadii IS1 DNA region contains:
- the thrC gene encoding threonine synthase: MTQAIDSIKAQGTATFTALKCKECGSEYEPKALHVCEFCFGPLEVAYDYSALSQVVTRQSIEAGPKSIWRYRPLLPVATDNPIDVGTGFTPLLKANRLARRLGIKNLYIKNDAVNMPTLSFKDRVVSVALTRARELGFTTVSCASTGNLANSTAAIAAHAGLDCCVFIPSDLEAGKVLGTLIYGPTVMAVHGNYDQVNRLCSEVANTHGWGFVNINLRPYYSEGSKTLGYEVAEQLGWKLPDHIVAPLASGSLFTKIYKGFQEFVKLGLVEDKAVRFSGAQADGCSPIAQAFREERDFITPVKPNTIAKSIAIGNPADGVYALDIARKTNGNIESVNDQEVVEGIKLLAETEGIFTETAGGTTIATLKKLVEAGKIDPEETTVVYITGNGLKTQEAVQGYIGEPLTIEPKLDAFERALERSRTLDRLEWQQVMV; encoded by the coding sequence ATGACTCAGGCGATCGACTCCATCAAAGCTCAAGGCACTGCCACCTTCACCGCCCTGAAGTGTAAGGAATGCGGTTCCGAGTACGAACCTAAAGCACTACACGTTTGCGAATTTTGCTTTGGTCCGCTGGAAGTTGCCTATGACTACAGTGCGCTGAGTCAGGTTGTGACCCGGCAAAGTATCGAAGCGGGTCCCAAATCCATCTGGCGCTATCGCCCCCTCCTGCCCGTTGCCACCGATAATCCGATCGATGTGGGAACTGGCTTCACCCCTCTGCTGAAAGCAAACCGTTTGGCACGTCGTCTGGGCATCAAAAATCTCTACATCAAAAATGATGCCGTCAATATGCCGACCCTCAGCTTCAAGGATCGCGTCGTATCCGTGGCGTTGACTCGTGCGCGTGAACTAGGCTTTACCACCGTTTCCTGCGCCAGCACCGGAAATCTGGCAAACTCAACGGCAGCGATCGCCGCTCATGCCGGACTGGACTGCTGTGTGTTCATTCCCTCTGACTTGGAAGCCGGAAAAGTACTAGGTACGCTGATCTACGGTCCCACGGTGATGGCAGTTCACGGCAACTACGATCAGGTGAATCGCCTCTGCTCCGAAGTGGCAAACACCCACGGCTGGGGATTTGTGAACATCAACCTGCGCCCCTACTACTCCGAAGGTTCTAAGACGCTGGGCTATGAGGTTGCTGAGCAACTCGGCTGGAAGCTGCCCGATCACATCGTTGCACCGCTGGCATCCGGTTCGCTGTTCACCAAGATCTACAAGGGCTTCCAGGAGTTCGTGAAGCTGGGTCTAGTAGAAGACAAAGCTGTGCGGTTTAGCGGCGCTCAGGCAGACGGCTGCTCTCCGATCGCCCAGGCATTCCGCGAGGAGCGGGACTTCATTACCCCTGTGAAGCCCAACACCATCGCCAAATCGATCGCGATCGGCAATCCCGCAGACGGTGTGTATGCGCTGGACATCGCCCGCAAGACCAACGGCAACATCGAATCGGTGAACGATCAGGAAGTGGTGGAAGGCATCAAGCTGCTGGCAGAAACGGAAGGCATCTTCACCGAAACCGCAGGCGGTACAACGATCGCCACCCTGAAGAAGCTGGTTGAGGCAGGCAAGATCGACCCCGAAGAAACCACGGTTGTCTACATCACTGGAAACGGGCTGAAGACCCAGGAAGCCGTCCAGGGCTACATCGGTGAGCCGCTGACGATCGAACCCAAGCTCGATGCCTTTGAGCGGGCACTGGAGCGGTCTAGAACCCTCGATCGCCTGGAATGGCAGCAGGTAATGGTCTAG
- a CDS encoding MoaD/ThiS family protein, which yields MERAMNWDDRTSSKITIKITVKLFAAYQEAYGVSELMLELPAGSTVAQVRDRLITEHPELEQWRDLTRFGINLQFVEPETVLQEGDEVVLIPPVSGG from the coding sequence ATGGAGCGGGCAATGAACTGGGACGATCGCACTTCGAGCAAAATCACAATCAAAATCACCGTCAAACTCTTTGCGGCGTATCAGGAGGCTTACGGAGTCTCGGAACTGATGCTGGAACTTCCCGCAGGCTCAACCGTCGCGCAGGTACGCGACCGCCTCATCACAGAGCATCCCGAACTAGAACAGTGGCGCGATTTAACTCGTTTTGGTATCAATCTCCAGTTTGTCGAGCCAGAGACGGTTTTACAGGAAGGCGATGAGGTTGTTTTAATTCCCCCAGTGAGCGGTGGCTAA
- a CDS encoding universal stress protein, which translates to MLNKVLAAIDSSDLSDLVIKTLQQLSLPEDAQVVLAHVLVNSDANPDIAVDRPQVEREDISYDVLERLQTYQAALPYKSELEILCGEPAEEIVRLANIHHADLIVIGSRGLTGVTRILKGSVSSQVVEEASCSVLVVKPR; encoded by the coding sequence ATGCTGAATAAAGTTCTGGCTGCGATCGATAGTTCCGATCTATCTGATCTGGTGATTAAGACCCTACAGCAGCTTTCCCTGCCGGAGGATGCTCAGGTAGTGCTAGCTCACGTTCTGGTGAACTCCGACGCAAATCCAGACATTGCTGTCGATCGTCCCCAGGTAGAGCGAGAGGACATCTCCTACGATGTGCTGGAAAGATTGCAGACGTATCAGGCGGCTTTACCCTACAAAAGCGAATTAGAAATTTTGTGCGGCGAACCCGCAGAAGAAATTGTGCGGCTGGCAAATATTCATCACGCGGATTTGATTGTGATTGGTAGCCGAGGTTTAACGGGCGTGACGCGGATTCTCAAGGGGTCGGTCAGCAGTCAGGTGGTGGAAGAGGCAAGCTGTTCGGTGCTGGTGGTGAAGCCGAGATAG
- the hisD gene encoding histidinol dehydrogenase — protein MLRIIHQRAEALTELRRICDRTHDDQVVHKEATVREVLQAVKRQGDRALLHYTEEFDQLTLKPEDLRVSGSELEAAYQQVSKELLDAIKLACKQVEAFHRQRVPKSWVQFGENEVVLGKRYTPVDRAGLYVPGGRASYPSTVIMNAVPAKVAQVPRIAMVTPPRPDKTINPAVLVAAQEAGVQEIYRVGGAQAIGALAYGTETVPKVDVISGPGNIYVTLAKKLVYGTVGIDSLAGPSEVLIIADSHANPVHVAVDMLAQAEHDPMAAAILLTTDPDLAINVVAEVKQQLLNHPRRLLTEKAIAHYGLVVVVDSLEAAADLSNEFAPEHLELEVEDPWSLLEQIRHAGAIFLGSSTPEAVGDYLAGPNHTLPTSGSARYASALSVETFLKHSSLIQYSPQALQNVAGAIDALTEAEGLPSHGDSVRFRVYPDKANHDG, from the coding sequence ATGCTGCGAATCATTCATCAGCGGGCTGAAGCACTCACCGAACTGCGACGGATCTGCGATCGCACTCATGATGATCAGGTCGTTCACAAAGAGGCAACTGTTCGAGAAGTTCTCCAGGCTGTGAAACGGCAGGGCGATCGGGCATTGCTGCACTACACCGAAGAGTTCGATCAGCTTACGCTAAAGCCAGAAGATCTGAGGGTCAGCGGCTCGGAGCTGGAGGCTGCCTACCAGCAGGTTTCTAAAGAGCTACTGGATGCGATTAAGCTTGCCTGTAAGCAGGTCGAGGCATTCCACCGTCAGCGAGTTCCCAAAAGCTGGGTACAGTTCGGCGAAAATGAGGTCGTGCTGGGCAAACGCTACACCCCAGTTGACCGGGCAGGGCTGTATGTACCGGGGGGACGGGCTTCCTACCCCAGTACGGTGATCATGAACGCGGTTCCGGCAAAGGTGGCGCAGGTTCCCCGCATCGCAATGGTGACTCCGCCCAGACCGGATAAAACGATTAATCCTGCCGTTCTGGTAGCAGCACAGGAAGCCGGGGTACAGGAAATCTATCGAGTCGGTGGCGCGCAGGCGATCGGCGCACTGGCGTATGGCACGGAAACGGTTCCCAAAGTGGACGTGATTTCGGGTCCGGGCAATATTTACGTGACGCTGGCGAAGAAGCTGGTCTATGGCACGGTGGGAATTGACTCCCTCGCAGGTCCATCGGAAGTGCTGATTATTGCTGACAGCCATGCCAATCCGGTTCACGTCGCCGTGGATATGCTGGCGCAGGCAGAACATGATCCAATGGCAGCAGCGATTCTACTCACGACCGATCCGGATCTGGCAATTAATGTTGTCGCCGAGGTGAAGCAGCAGTTGCTCAACCACCCACGCAGATTGCTGACCGAAAAGGCGATCGCCCACTATGGCTTAGTCGTCGTTGTGGATTCGCTGGAAGCCGCCGCCGACTTGTCTAACGAGTTTGCGCCGGAACACCTGGAACTGGAAGTCGAAGATCCCTGGAGCTTGCTGGAACAGATTCGCCACGCGGGAGCAATTTTCCTGGGCAGTTCTACCCCCGAAGCAGTGGGAGACTATCTGGCAGGACCGAACCACACTCTGCCGACCTCTGGTTCTGCTCGATATGCCTCTGCCCTTAGCGTCGAAACCTTCCTGAAGCACTCCAGCCTGATCCAATACTCGCCGCAGGCACTTCAGAATGTTGCTGGGGCGATCGATGCTTTGACGGAGGCGGAGGGTTTACCGTCTCACGGAGATTCGGTGCGATTCCGGGTGTATCCCGATAAGGCGAATCACGACGGGTAG
- the rpsT gene encoding 30S ribosomal protein S20, giving the protein MANIKSAIKRVEIAERNRLRNKSYKSAVKTLMKRYLEAVNKYAAEPTPEAKQEVQQRMSAAYSKIDKAVKRGVLHRNNGARKKSRLARAGKAKMTAAS; this is encoded by the coding sequence GTGGCAAACATTAAGTCTGCAATCAAGCGCGTCGAAATCGCAGAGCGCAACCGCCTGCGGAACAAATCCTATAAGTCCGCTGTAAAAACCCTGATGAAGCGGTATCTGGAAGCTGTGAACAAATATGCGGCAGAACCGACGCCTGAAGCAAAGCAGGAAGTCCAGCAGCGGATGTCGGCTGCCTACAGCAAGATCGATAAAGCCGTGAAGCGAGGTGTTCTCCATCGTAACAATGGTGCTCGGAAAAAGTCGCGTCTGGCACGAGCAGGCAAAGCAAAGATGACGGCAGCTTCGTAG
- a CDS encoding TatD family hydrolase, protein MQLIDTHVHLNFDSFQPDLDEVAQNWREAGIAQLVHSCVEPAEFEQIRSIADRFPELSFAVGLHPLDMDKWTPDTADQIRSLAESDPRVVAIGETGLDFYKADDRAQQEQSFLEQLAIARDLDLPVIVHCRDAAEPMAEMLRDWIKSGTVKGVMHCWGGTPEETQWFLDLGFYISFSGIVTFKNALQVQESAQMVPDDRILVETDCPFLSPVPKRGERRNQPANVRYVAEQVARLRGVGLETIAAQTTANARRLFKLPVLESSAQVPVPTA, encoded by the coding sequence ATGCAGTTAATTGATACCCATGTTCACCTTAACTTCGATAGCTTCCAGCCCGACCTGGACGAGGTTGCCCAAAATTGGCGCGAGGCAGGGATTGCCCAGTTAGTTCATTCCTGCGTAGAGCCTGCGGAGTTTGAGCAGATTCGGAGCATTGCCGATCGCTTTCCTGAACTCTCCTTTGCGGTGGGTTTGCATCCATTAGATATGGACAAGTGGACTCCCGACACGGCAGACCAGATTCGATCGCTGGCTGAATCCGATCCCCGTGTGGTTGCCATTGGTGAAACTGGACTGGATTTCTACAAGGCAGACGATCGAGCGCAGCAGGAGCAATCCTTTCTGGAGCAGTTGGCGATCGCCCGTGACCTGGATCTCCCGGTGATTGTTCACTGTCGAGATGCGGCGGAACCGATGGCGGAAATGCTGCGGGACTGGATAAAGTCCGGGACGGTAAAAGGAGTCATGCACTGCTGGGGCGGAACACCGGAGGAAACCCAATGGTTTCTCGATCTGGGGTTTTACATCAGCTTCAGCGGCATTGTTACCTTTAAAAATGCCCTGCAAGTTCAGGAATCTGCCCAAATGGTTCCGGACGATCGCATTCTGGTAGAAACCGACTGTCCTTTCCTTTCGCCTGTGCCGAAGCGGGGGGAACGCCGGAATCAGCCTGCGAATGTGCGGTATGTAGCGGAGCAGGTTGCCCGACTGCGGGGAGTGGGTCTGGAGACGATCGCGGCTCAAACCACTGCCAATGCCCGTCGCTTGTTTAAGCTGCCTGTCCTTGAATCCTCGGCGCAGGTTCCAGTTCCTACGGCATGA
- the rpoB gene encoding DNA-directed RNA polymerase subunit beta — translation MSNLTQTAPTFTLPDLIEIQRASFRWFLEEGLIEELDSFSPITDYTGKLELHFLGKDYKLRRPKYDVDEAKRRDATYAVQMYVPTRLINKETGEIKEQEVFIGDLPLMTDRGTFIINGAERVIVNQIVRSPGVYYKKEIDKNGRSTFNASLIPNRGAWLKFETDKNDLVWVRIDKTRKLSAQVLLKALGLSTNEIFDALRHPEYFQKTIDKEGDFSEEEALMELYRKLRPGEPPTVSGGQQLLDSRFFDPKRYDLGRVGRYKLNRKLRLSVPEATRILTAQDILSAVDYLINLEFDTGNTDDIDHLGNRRVRSVGELLQNQVRVGLNRLERIIRERMTVSDADSLTPASLVNPKPLVAAIKEFFGSSQLSQFMDQTNPLAELTHKRRLSALGPGGLTRERAGFAVRDIHPSHYGRICPIETPEGPNAGLIGSLATHARVNAYGFIETPFMRVENGRVRKDIAAQYMTADEEDDLRVAPGDIPVDEEGFILGEQVPVRYRQVFTETTPDEVDYVAVSPVQIISVATSLIPFLEHDDANRALMGSNMQRQAVPLLHPERPLVGTGLEAQAARDSGMVIISRVDGEVVYVDANKIRVRAASNGKEHEHILQKYQRSNQDTCLNQRPIVFVGDRVVAGQILADGSATEKGELALGQNVTVAYMPWEGYNYEDAILISERLVYDDVYTSIHIEKYEIEARQTKLGPEEITREIPNVGEDALRQLDETGIIRIGAWVEAGDILVGKVTPKGESDQPPEEKLLRAIFGEKARDVRDNSLRVPNGEKGRVVDVRVFTREQGDELPPGANMVVRVYVAQKRKIQVGDKMAGRHGNKGIISRILPKEDMPYLPDGSPVDIVLNPLGVPSRMNVGQVFECLLGWAGQHLNSRFKMIPFDEMHGEEASRLTTHGKLNEARETTGQDWVYNPDNPGKIQVFDGRTGEPFDRPVTVGKAYMLKLVHLVDDKIHARSTGPYSLVTQQPLGGKAQQGGQRFGEMEVWALEAFGSAYILQELLTVKSDDMQGRNEALNAIVKGKAIPRPGTPESFKVLMRELQSLCLDIAAHKLQTQEDGTSRDVEVDLMADVGNRRAPSRPTYESISRDEMEEVEE, via the coding sequence ATGAGTAACCTGACCCAAACCGCACCCACCTTTACCCTACCAGACCTGATTGAAATTCAGCGGGCAAGCTTCCGCTGGTTCCTGGAGGAGGGATTAATCGAAGAGCTGGACAGCTTTTCACCCATTACAGACTACACCGGGAAGCTGGAGCTACACTTCCTCGGTAAAGACTATAAGCTGCGTCGTCCCAAGTATGACGTAGATGAGGCGAAGCGTCGAGATGCCACCTATGCGGTGCAAATGTACGTGCCGACGCGCCTGATCAACAAGGAGACCGGCGAAATCAAAGAGCAGGAGGTTTTCATCGGCGATCTGCCCTTGATGACTGATCGCGGTACTTTTATTATCAACGGGGCAGAACGGGTTATTGTCAACCAGATCGTTCGTAGCCCTGGAGTGTACTACAAGAAAGAGATCGACAAGAACGGTCGCAGTACCTTCAACGCCAGCCTCATTCCCAACCGGGGCGCATGGCTGAAGTTTGAGACGGACAAGAACGACTTGGTGTGGGTTCGCATCGACAAAACCCGCAAGCTGTCTGCTCAGGTATTGCTGAAGGCACTGGGACTTTCGACCAACGAAATCTTCGATGCCCTGCGTCACCCCGAATACTTCCAGAAGACGATCGATAAAGAAGGCGACTTCAGCGAAGAAGAGGCTCTGATGGAGCTATATCGGAAGCTGCGTCCGGGTGAGCCTCCGACCGTTTCGGGCGGTCAACAGCTACTCGATTCCCGCTTCTTCGATCCCAAACGCTATGACCTGGGACGGGTGGGACGCTATAAGCTGAACCGCAAGCTGCGCCTGAGTGTCCCGGAAGCAACCCGGATTCTCACGGCTCAGGACATTCTGTCAGCGGTGGATTATCTGATCAACCTGGAGTTTGACACTGGAAATACCGATGACATCGATCACCTGGGTAATCGTCGGGTGCGATCGGTTGGTGAGCTGCTGCAAAATCAGGTGCGTGTCGGTCTGAACCGTCTGGAGCGGATTATTCGGGAAAGAATGACCGTTTCCGATGCGGATTCCCTTACGCCTGCCTCGCTGGTGAACCCGAAGCCGCTGGTGGCTGCGATCAAAGAGTTCTTTGGTTCCTCCCAGCTATCGCAGTTCATGGATCAAACCAACCCGCTGGCAGAGTTGACCCACAAGCGTCGTCTCAGTGCCCTCGGTCCTGGGGGTCTGACCCGTGAGCGCGCAGGCTTCGCCGTTCGAGACATTCACCCGTCGCACTACGGTCGGATTTGCCCGATCGAAACGCCGGAAGGTCCGAACGCGGGTCTGATTGGTTCGCTGGCAACCCACGCTCGCGTCAATGCCTATGGCTTTATCGAAACGCCGTTTATGCGCGTGGAGAATGGTCGGGTTCGCAAAGACATCGCTGCCCAGTACATGACGGCAGACGAAGAAGACGATCTGCGGGTGGCTCCGGGCGACATTCCTGTGGATGAAGAAGGCTTCATTCTGGGTGAGCAGGTTCCCGTTCGCTACCGTCAGGTCTTTACTGAAACCACGCCAGACGAGGTGGATTACGTGGCAGTTTCGCCCGTACAGATCATCTCTGTGGCAACCTCGCTGATTCCCTTCCTGGAGCACGACGACGCAAACCGTGCCCTCATGGGTTCAAACATGCAGCGTCAGGCAGTGCCCCTGCTGCACCCGGAACGTCCCCTGGTGGGAACCGGACTGGAAGCACAGGCAGCAAGAGACTCCGGGATGGTGATCATCAGCCGCGTCGATGGCGAAGTGGTTTACGTGGATGCCAATAAGATCCGTGTCCGTGCTGCCAGCAATGGCAAAGAGCATGAGCATATCCTGCAAAAGTACCAGCGATCGAACCAGGACACCTGTTTGAACCAGCGTCCGATCGTGTTTGTGGGCGATCGAGTGGTTGCGGGACAAATCCTTGCAGACGGATCGGCTACTGAAAAGGGCGAACTGGCATTGGGGCAAAACGTCACCGTCGCCTATATGCCCTGGGAAGGCTACAACTACGAGGACGCAATCCTGATCAGCGAACGCCTGGTCTACGACGACGTGTACACCTCGATCCACATTGAGAAATACGAGATCGAAGCGCGACAAACCAAGCTCGGACCCGAAGAAATTACGCGGGAAATTCCGAACGTGGGTGAAGACGCTCTGCGTCAGCTCGACGAGACGGGGATTATCCGAATTGGGGCATGGGTAGAAGCGGGAGACATCCTGGTGGGTAAGGTCACGCCGAAGGGCGAATCAGATCAGCCGCCGGAAGAAAAGCTGCTGCGAGCCATCTTCGGTGAAAAGGCGCGGGATGTGCGCGATAACTCCCTGCGTGTGCCGAACGGTGAGAAAGGTCGCGTGGTAGACGTGCGGGTGTTTACCCGTGAGCAGGGCGATGAACTGCCCCCCGGCGCAAACATGGTCGTGCGGGTCTATGTGGCGCAGAAGCGCAAAATCCAGGTGGGTGACAAGATGGCGGGTCGTCACGGCAACAAGGGTATTATTTCTCGGATTCTGCCGAAGGAAGATATGCCTTACCTGCCCGACGGTAGCCCGGTGGACATTGTGCTGAACCCGCTCGGTGTGCCGTCCCGGATGAACGTGGGTCAGGTCTTTGAATGTCTGCTCGGCTGGGCAGGGCAACACCTGAACTCGCGCTTCAAAATGATCCCGTTTGACGAAATGCACGGCGAAGAGGCATCTCGTCTGACCACCCACGGCAAGCTGAACGAAGCCCGCGAAACCACTGGACAGGATTGGGTCTACAACCCGGACAACCCCGGCAAGATTCAGGTGTTCGATGGACGCACAGGAGAACCGTTCGATCGCCCCGTGACAGTTGGTAAGGCATACATGCTGAAGCTGGTTCACCTCGTAGACGACAAGATCCACGCCCGTTCCACGGGTCCGTACTCCCTCGTTACTCAACAGCCTCTGGGCGGAAAAGCGCAGCAGGGCGGTCAGCGATTCGGAGAAATGGAGGTGTGGGCACTGGAAGCATTCGGTTCTGCCTACATTCTGCAAGAGCTGCTGACGGTCAAGTCCGACGATATGCAGGGACGGAATGAGGCGCTGAATGCGATCGTCAAAGGCAAGGCGATCCCGCGTCCGGGCACACCCGAATCGTTCAAGGTGTTGATGCGCGAGCTTCAGTCCCTCTGTCTGGACATTGCCGCCCACAAGCTGCAAACCCAGGAAGACGGAACCAGCCGCGACGTGGAAGTCGATCTGATGGCAGACGTGGGCAACCGCCGCGCACCGTCCCGCCCCACCTACGAATCGATCTCACGCGACGAGATGGAAGAAGTCGAAGAGTAG
- a CDS encoding DNA-directed RNA polymerase subunit gamma gives MPKLEQRFDYVKIGLASPERIRQWGERTLPNGMVVGEVTKPETINYRTLKPEMDGLFCERIFGPAKDWECHCGKYKRVRHRGIVCERCGVEVTESRVRRHRMGYIKLAAPVAHVWYLKGIPSYMAILLDMPLRDVEQIVYFNSYVVLNAGNAENLSYKQLLTEDQWIEIEDQLYSEDSQLTGIEVGIGAEALQQLLQDLDLEKEAEQLREEIANSKGQKRAKLIKRLRVIDNFIATQSKPEWMILSVIPVIPPDLRPMVQLDGGRFATSDLNDLYRRVINRNNRLARLQEILAPEIIVRNEKRMLQEAVDALIDNGRRGRTVVGANNRPLKSLSDIIEGKQGRFRQNLLGKRVDYSGRSVIVVGPKLKIHQCGLPREMAIELFQPFVIHRLIKQGLVNNIKAAKKLIQRNDPQIWDVLEEVIDGHPVMLNRAPTLHRLGIQAFEPLLVEGRAIQIHPLVCPAFNADFDGDQMAVHVPLSLESQAEARLLMLASNNILSPATGRPIVLPSQDMVLGCYYLTAENPNATLGAGRYFSSMEDVILAYDQKMVDLHSYIWLRFDGEIEDDGKDREPQEVHRGEDGSVTELYKDRRVRKDAEGTVLSQYVRTTPGRVIYNKTIYDALVS, from the coding sequence ATGCCAAAGCTAGAGCAGCGATTTGACTATGTGAAAATCGGTCTGGCATCTCCAGAAAGGATTCGGCAATGGGGCGAAAGGACGCTTCCGAACGGTATGGTCGTCGGCGAAGTCACCAAGCCCGAAACCATTAACTACCGGACGCTGAAGCCGGAAATGGATGGTCTGTTCTGCGAGCGGATTTTTGGTCCCGCAAAGGACTGGGAATGCCACTGCGGTAAATATAAGCGGGTGCGTCACCGGGGCATTGTCTGTGAGCGATGCGGCGTAGAAGTTACCGAGTCCCGCGTGCGTCGTCACCGCATGGGCTACATCAAACTTGCCGCTCCCGTGGCTCACGTTTGGTATCTAAAGGGTATTCCCAGTTATATGGCCATCCTGCTGGATATGCCGCTGCGGGACGTGGAGCAGATTGTTTACTTTAACTCCTACGTGGTGCTGAACGCGGGCAACGCGGAGAACCTGAGCTACAAGCAACTTCTGACGGAAGATCAGTGGATCGAAATCGAAGACCAGCTTTACAGCGAAGATTCTCAGCTTACTGGTATTGAGGTCGGCATTGGGGCGGAGGCACTTCAGCAACTCCTTCAGGATCTTGACTTGGAGAAAGAAGCAGAGCAGCTTCGCGAAGAGATCGCTAACTCGAAGGGACAAAAACGCGCCAAGCTAATTAAGCGTCTGCGGGTGATCGATAACTTTATCGCGACGCAATCCAAGCCGGAGTGGATGATTCTCTCCGTAATTCCGGTGATCCCGCCCGACCTGCGCCCGATGGTGCAGCTAGACGGTGGGCGTTTCGCAACCTCTGACCTGAACGATCTGTATCGCCGGGTGATCAACCGGAACAACCGTCTCGCCCGTCTGCAAGAAATCCTCGCGCCGGAAATCATTGTCCGGAACGAGAAGCGGATGTTGCAAGAAGCAGTGGATGCCCTGATCGACAACGGACGACGCGGACGGACTGTGGTGGGCGCAAACAATCGTCCCCTGAAGTCTCTCTCGGACATTATTGAGGGTAAGCAGGGTCGTTTCCGTCAGAACCTTCTGGGTAAGCGGGTAGACTACTCCGGACGATCGGTTATTGTGGTCGGTCCCAAGCTCAAGATCCACCAGTGCGGTCTGCCGCGCGAAATGGCGATCGAGCTATTCCAGCCGTTTGTGATTCACCGCCTGATCAAGCAGGGCTTGGTGAACAACATCAAAGCCGCGAAGAAGCTGATTCAGCGCAACGATCCGCAAATCTGGGATGTGCTGGAAGAAGTGATCGACGGACACCCCGTCATGCTGAACCGTGCCCCGACGCTGCACCGTCTAGGGATTCAGGCGTTCGAGCCGCTGCTGGTAGAAGGACGAGCAATTCAAATTCACCCCCTGGTCTGCCCTGCATTTAACGCGGACTTTGACGGCGACCAGATGGCGGTTCACGTGCCCCTGTCCCTGGAATCCCAGGCGGAAGCGCGGCTGCTGATGCTGGCTTCTAACAACATTCTGTCTCCAGCAACGGGTAGACCGATCGTGCTGCCGAGCCAGGACATGGTGTTGGGCTGTTACTACCTGACCGCCGAGAACCCCAACGCAACCCTGGGCGCAGGACGCTACTTCTCCAGCATGGAGGACGTAATCCTTGCCTACGACCAGAAAATGGTTGATCTCCACTCCTATATCTGGTTGCGGTTTGACGGTGAGATCGAGGACGACGGCAAAGATCGGGAACCGCAGGAAGTCCATCGCGGCGAAGACGGCTCGGTAACGGAACTCTACAAGGATCGGCGCGTGCGGAAGGACGCAGAGGGGACTGTGCTTTCCCAGTATGTTCGCACCACACCGGGACGAGTCATCTACAACAAGACGATCTACGATGCGCTTGTGAGCTAG